TCGCCAAATTCGGATTGAAAACCGCTTGGGTGGACTTCACCCAGCCGGCTGCACTGGAGCAGATCCAAGCCCAGAAGCCAGCGATGGTGTGGCTGGAGAGCCCCACCAACCCACTGCTTAAGGTGATTGACCTGGAGGCGGTCTGCGCCATCACCCAAGCCCTCGGCATCCCCGTGGTGGTCGACAACACCTTCGCCACCGCCCTGGTGCAGCGCCCCCTGGATCTGGGCGCCACCCTCTCGCTCACCAGCACCACCAAGTACATCAACGGCCACTCCGATGCCCTCGGTGGAGCCGTGTGCACCAACGATCCCGAGTGGCACAAGAAGATGGTGTTCTCCCAGAAGGCCCTGGGACTGCAGCCCTCACCCTTTGATTGCTGGCTGATCACGCGAGGCATCAAGACCCTGCCGCTGCGTCTCAAGCAGCAGATGGCCAATGCCGCGGCCCTGGCCGATCAACTGGCGGGGCACGCCAAAGTGAACTGGGTGCGTTATCCCCACCGCAGTGATCACCCGCAGCATCAGGTGGCGACCCGTCAGATGCGCGCCGGTGGAGCGATCGTGACGGTGAGCTTCAACGCCAGCCAGGAGCAGACCTATGCCCTCTGCAAACAATTGCGCTGGTTCACCATGGCCGAAAGCCTGGGTGGCATCGAAAGCCTGATCTGCCACCCCGCCACCATGACCCACGCCGCGGTGTCAGCCGAGGTAAAAGCCAAGCTGGGCATTGACGACGGCCTGGTGCGCTTCTCGGTGGGCTGCGAAGACCTCGCCGATCTGCAG
This window of the Synechococcus sp. MU1643 genome carries:
- a CDS encoding PLP-dependent aspartate aminotransferase family protein — encoded protein: MNTGLNTRVIHHGDSFAGDTGTVMPPIFPTSTFAHGNAGGFDYTRSGNPNFRILDGVLASVEGSDHATVFASGVSAITAVVSQLKQGDLVLCEENLYGCTVRLFEQVFAKFGLKTAWVDFTQPAALEQIQAQKPAMVWLESPTNPLLKVIDLEAVCAITQALGIPVVVDNTFATALVQRPLDLGATLSLTSTTKYINGHSDALGGAVCTNDPEWHKKMVFSQKALGLQPSPFDCWLITRGIKTLPLRLKQQMANAAALADQLAGHAKVNWVRYPHRSDHPQHQVATRQMRAGGAIVTVSFNASQEQTYALCKQLRWFTMAESLGGIESLICHPATMTHAAVSAEVKAKLGIDDGLVRFSVGCEDLADLQADLDQALELLA